Proteins from a single region of Flavobacterium sp. YJ01:
- the nosZ gene encoding Sec-dependent nitrous-oxide reductase, with translation MKNKLLKSVFAVALGCAFFVSCKPKDSSDTVDGDAAQKVYVAPGKYDEFYNFVSGGFSGQVSVYGLPSGRLLRVMPVFSEDPQSGYGYSEETKAMLNTSHGYVPWDDQHHLDLSQTNGEVDGRWLFANANNTPRIARIDLKTFKTAEIIELPNCGGNHSSPFITQNTEYIVGASRFSVPADNDDGDVPINTYKKNFKGHLSFVKVGKEGELDLAFQIVTPGVNFDLSHPGKKESHGWFFFSCYNTEQANTLLEVNASKNDKDFIMAVNWKKAEEYIKAGKGKRVPANYVHNTWDEKTQTAKSEIKKEVLILDAAELKDICYMIPCPKSPHGCDIDPTGEYIVGSGKLAALIPVFSFTKLKNAIAKKQFDGSYAGIPVIKYEAALHGEVQKPGLGPLHTEFDGKGNAYTTMFVSSEVVKWSIKDLKVLDRKATYYSPGHLMIPGGNTEKPFGKYMVVYNKITKDRFLPTGPELAQSAQLFDISGDKMKLLLDYPTIGEPHYAQGIPADKIRNNGQLKYYKMADNLHPYVARGEKETKVVREGKKVHVYMTCIRSHFAPDNIEGIRVGDEVYFHVTNLEQDWDVPHGFAIKGANTAELLIMPGETITLKWVPQKKGIFPFYCTDFCSALHQEMQGYVRVSPAGSNVPITYSLGTNLPKE, from the coding sequence ATGAAAAATAAATTATTAAAATCAGTTTTTGCCGTTGCGTTAGGCTGTGCCTTCTTTGTTTCCTGCAAGCCCAAGGATTCCAGCGATACTGTCGATGGAGATGCTGCGCAAAAAGTTTACGTTGCTCCAGGTAAGTATGATGAGTTCTACAATTTTGTATCTGGTGGTTTCAGCGGTCAGGTAAGTGTTTATGGACTTCCTAGCGGTAGATTGTTAAGGGTTATGCCGGTGTTCTCAGAAGATCCACAAAGTGGCTATGGTTACAGTGAAGAAACAAAAGCCATGTTGAATACTTCGCATGGTTATGTGCCATGGGATGATCAGCATCATTTAGATTTATCTCAAACCAATGGAGAAGTTGACGGGCGCTGGCTTTTTGCCAATGCCAATAATACGCCAAGGATTGCACGTATTGACCTGAAAACTTTTAAAACAGCTGAGATAATCGAGCTTCCAAATTGTGGAGGAAACCATTCTTCTCCTTTTATCACGCAAAACACAGAGTATATTGTGGGGGCAAGCCGTTTTAGCGTTCCCGCAGATAATGACGATGGAGATGTACCCATTAATACATATAAGAAAAACTTTAAAGGACACCTTAGTTTTGTAAAAGTGGGTAAAGAAGGAGAGTTGGATCTTGCTTTTCAGATCGTAACTCCGGGTGTTAATTTTGATCTTAGTCATCCGGGGAAAAAAGAATCTCACGGTTGGTTCTTTTTCTCCTGTTACAACACTGAGCAGGCCAATACCCTGCTTGAGGTAAACGCTTCTAAAAATGATAAGGATTTTATCATGGCCGTCAATTGGAAAAAAGCTGAAGAGTATATTAAAGCTGGAAAAGGAAAACGTGTACCGGCAAATTATGTTCATAATACCTGGGATGAGAAAACCCAAACGGCTAAATCTGAAATCAAGAAAGAAGTATTGATTCTGGATGCTGCTGAACTGAAAGATATCTGTTATATGATTCCCTGTCCTAAATCTCCACACGGGTGTGATATTGATCCAACTGGTGAATATATTGTTGGAAGTGGAAAACTAGCAGCCCTTATTCCTGTATTTAGTTTTACGAAACTGAAAAATGCTATTGCCAAAAAACAATTTGATGGTAGTTATGCAGGAATTCCTGTGATTAAGTATGAGGCCGCTCTTCATGGCGAAGTTCAAAAACCGGGTTTAGGACCACTACATACCGAATTTGACGGAAAAGGGAATGCCTATACTACAATGTTTGTTTCTTCTGAAGTAGTAAAATGGAGCATAAAAGATTTAAAAGTTTTAGATAGAAAAGCCACCTATTATTCTCCAGGGCATTTAATGATTCCGGGAGGCAATACAGAGAAACCATTTGGAAAATATATGGTGGTTTATAATAAAATCACTAAAGACCGCTTTTTACCAACTGGCCCGGAATTAGCGCAAAGTGCACAATTATTTGACATTAGCGGGGATAAAATGAAGCTTTTATTGGATTATCCAACCATTGGAGAACCTCATTATGCGCAAGGTATTCCAGCTGATAAAATACGCAATAACGGTCAATTGAAATATTACAAAATGGCAGATAATCTGCATCCTTACGTTGCCAGAGGTGAAAAAGAAACCAAAGTGGTCCGAGAGGGAAAAAAAGTACATGTTTATATGACTTGTATACGTTCGCATTTTGCTCCCGATAATATTGAAGGTATACGAGTAGGGGATGAAGTTTATTTCCACGTTACCAATTTGGAACAGGATTGGGACGTTCCTCACGGATTTGCTATTAAAGGGGCAAATACTGCTGAGTTGCTGATCATGCCCGGAGAAACGATTACACTAAAATGGGTTCCTCAGAAAAAAGGAATTTTTCCATTTTATTGCACGGATTTCTGCAGTGCACTTCATCAGGAAATGCAGGGTTATGTTAGAGTTTCACCTGCAGGAAGTAATGTGCCAATTACGTATAGTTTGGGTACGAATTTACCAAAGGAATAA
- a CDS encoding cytochrome c — protein sequence MNRLFLLTMFGSFLLVSCGKEKSNTDQDFSTPTATEKTADAESYDPKRGLGKFSTVEVGTSLDQPLAEKGLKVAEVKCTSCHKTTDEKLVGPGWKGVTGRRTPQWIMNFITNPDPMIDKDPELQAQLELCMIRMPNQGLTDDEARSILEYMRQNDGVK from the coding sequence ATGAACAGATTATTTTTATTAACGATGTTTGGTTCTTTCTTGCTCGTATCGTGTGGGAAAGAAAAATCGAATACAGATCAGGATTTTTCAACTCCTACAGCTACAGAAAAAACAGCCGACGCCGAATCATACGATCCTAAACGAGGCTTGGGAAAATTTTCTACAGTTGAAGTTGGTACTTCCTTAGATCAGCCACTGGCTGAAAAAGGATTAAAAGTGGCCGAAGTAAAATGTACATCCTGTCACAAAACTACAGATGAAAAATTGGTAGGGCCTGGATGGAAAGGCGTTACAGGACGCAGAACTCCTCAATGGATTATGAATTTTATTACCAATCCTGATCCTATGATTGATAAAGATCCTGAATTGCAGGCTCAATTAGAACTCTGTATGATTCGTATGCCTAATCAAGGTCTGACCGATGATGAGGCCAGAAGTATTCTTGAATACATGCGCCAGAACGACGGCGTGAAATAA
- a CDS encoding FixH family protein has translation MKILKHIAILVLSISLFSCSSDDNTSTQIPIDEITGLQKIQEISNDNHTIELYSQSGILLQGYNHITLRIKDKKTNSYIQDAKINWTPLMHMVTMKHSCPKSEVMKTSGKQTLYEGDIIFQMAQNDTEYWDLTITYTVNTFSYTAADTIKVLVSAKKTVSTFTGTDGIRYLVAYVAPQNPKVATNAISVGVYKMQDMMTFPVVNNFKIKMDPRMPSMGNHGSPNNTDLTQSTTDGFYNGKLSLTMTGYWKINLQLLNASDNVLKGEPVTTENPASSLFLEIEF, from the coding sequence ATGAAAATTTTAAAACACATAGCCATTTTAGTGCTGTCCATTTCTCTGTTCTCATGCTCCTCAGATGATAATACCTCCACTCAGATTCCAATTGATGAAATCACCGGGCTGCAAAAAATTCAGGAAATATCCAATGACAATCATACTATAGAGCTTTATTCTCAAAGCGGTATTTTACTCCAGGGTTACAATCATATCACACTTAGAATTAAGGACAAAAAGACGAACAGCTATATTCAGGATGCCAAAATAAACTGGACACCTCTTATGCATATGGTTACAATGAAGCATTCTTGCCCAAAATCCGAAGTAATGAAAACTTCTGGCAAACAAACATTATATGAAGGTGACATTATCTTTCAAATGGCTCAAAATGATACTGAATACTGGGATCTTACAATTACATATACTGTAAATACCTTTTCTTACACAGCTGCTGATACTATTAAAGTTCTGGTATCTGCAAAAAAAACTGTAAGTACTTTTACAGGTACTGATGGCATTCGTTATTTGGTTGCCTATGTCGCTCCCCAAAATCCTAAAGTAGCCACGAACGCTATTAGCGTTGGTGTTTATAAAATGCAGGATATGATGACGTTTCCTGTCGTGAATAATTTCAAAATAAAAATGGATCCAAGAATGCCCAGCATGGGTAATCACGGTTCGCCTAATAATACCGATTTAACACAATCTACAACCGATGGCTTTTACAACGGAAAACTTTCTTTGACAATGACTGGCTATTGGAAAATTAATCTTCAACTTTTAAATGCTTCAGATAATGTACTTAAAGGAGAGCCTGTAACGACAGAAAATCCTGCAAGCAGTCTTTTCTTAGAAATCGAATTCTAA
- a CDS encoding TonB-dependent receptor has translation MKNITVVLLAIFSTACWAQEKKNDSLAAENLHEIIVIGRKTPLHLKQPKSLTSVEDYLMGSSKMNMIKRGAYAWEPTINNMSTERTVITIDGMRIFGACTDKMDPVTSYVEISNLSEATVASGQQASCHGATIGGSIDLKRNQYKHRKNGWNGSLSSGYESNNQQKIIGAALGYTDSTFFAYVDFMHRDAENYKAGNEKEINFSQFTKYNISANAGYFIDKKNVLETSIIYDKAVNVGYPALPMDVLLAEAKIISLSYKYIPDSAVISGWETKGYFNTMTHKMDDTKRPAISIHMDMPGWSDTYGFYSKIKGKHENHEFLADLNSFYNKAVAEMTMYPVDPTENLMFMYTWPDVRTLYNGLSLEDIITISPETILRISINLGFHSNTVANDFGLQSLRIFYPEMDATKNRSLKSLSGNYTKNTGKFEFGFGLAYAERAPSVSEGYGFYLYNSNDFYDYIGNPNLKNEKAVEGNFFFGYKNGRLTSKITASYFYISDYIIGKIDPGTLPMTIGASGIKIYDDINYAIIFNTDFNLEYSFLQNWNLKTQIAYSLGKDDQENNLPFISPLRYNAGIEFKKEKINAGIFASGNLAQNDFAKVYGQTKTPDYLIFNINAGYSFNWNQSKIKAQTGIENIFDKYYATFSDWNKIPRMGRNAFINLTYSFH, from the coding sequence ATGAAAAATATAACCGTAGTCCTTTTAGCTATCTTTTCGACAGCTTGCTGGGCACAGGAAAAAAAGAATGATAGTCTTGCAGCTGAAAATCTCCATGAAATTATAGTTATAGGAAGAAAAACACCTTTACATCTTAAACAGCCCAAATCGTTAACGTCTGTAGAAGATTATCTGATGGGTTCTTCAAAAATGAATATGATTAAAAGAGGTGCATATGCATGGGAACCTACGATTAACAATATGTCAACCGAGCGTACTGTAATTACCATTGATGGTATGCGGATTTTTGGTGCCTGTACCGATAAAATGGATCCCGTGACTTCTTATGTCGAGATTTCAAATTTATCTGAGGCAACAGTTGCCTCAGGTCAGCAGGCCAGCTGTCATGGCGCTACGATTGGAGGTTCGATAGATCTAAAACGAAATCAATATAAACACAGAAAAAACGGCTGGAATGGCAGTTTATCTTCTGGTTATGAAAGCAATAACCAGCAAAAGATTATTGGTGCCGCTTTAGGTTATACTGACAGTACCTTTTTTGCGTATGTTGATTTTATGCATCGTGATGCCGAAAACTACAAAGCGGGAAACGAAAAAGAAATTAATTTTTCTCAATTTACCAAGTACAATATTTCGGCAAATGCTGGCTATTTTATCGATAAGAAGAATGTACTCGAAACTTCGATTATTTATGATAAAGCTGTGAATGTTGGCTATCCGGCGCTTCCAATGGATGTTTTATTGGCAGAAGCTAAAATCATTTCATTGAGTTACAAGTACATTCCAGATTCTGCTGTTATTTCTGGTTGGGAAACAAAAGGATATTTTAATACCATGACCCATAAAATGGATGATACTAAAAGACCAGCAATTTCTATTCATATGGATATGCCGGGCTGGTCTGACACCTATGGTTTTTATTCTAAAATAAAAGGAAAACACGAAAATCATGAATTTCTAGCCGATTTGAATTCTTTTTATAATAAGGCTGTAGCCGAGATGACAATGTATCCTGTTGATCCAACTGAAAATCTGATGTTTATGTACACCTGGCCTGATGTTCGAACGCTATATAACGGATTATCATTAGAAGATATTATTACAATCTCACCCGAAACCATTCTTAGAATCAGCATTAATCTAGGTTTTCATTCTAATACAGTAGCCAATGATTTTGGACTACAAAGCCTTCGTATTTTTTATCCTGAAATGGATGCCACAAAAAACCGATCCTTAAAAAGCCTCTCCGGAAATTATACCAAAAATACTGGTAAGTTTGAATTTGGATTTGGTTTGGCTTATGCCGAAAGAGCACCTTCTGTTTCTGAAGGCTATGGCTTTTATCTGTATAACAGCAATGATTTTTACGATTATATAGGAAATCCAAATTTAAAAAATGAAAAAGCAGTAGAAGGAAACTTTTTTTTTGGTTATAAAAATGGCAGGCTAACGTCTAAAATTACGGCTTCGTATTTCTATATCTCAGATTATATCATCGGAAAAATTGACCCAGGCACGCTGCCTATGACGATTGGAGCATCGGGTATAAAAATCTACGACGATATTAATTATGCTATAATTTTTAATACTGATTTTAATCTTGAATACTCCTTTTTGCAAAACTGGAATTTAAAAACACAGATCGCCTACAGTCTGGGGAAAGATGATCAGGAAAACAACCTTCCATTTATAAGTCCGCTCCGATATAATGCCGGAATAGAGTTTAAAAAAGAAAAAATCAATGCGGGAATATTTGCCTCTGGAAATCTTGCACAAAATGACTTCGCAAAAGTATACGGGCAAACCAAAACACCCGATTACCTGATATTTAATATCAATGCAGGTTATAGCTTTAATTGGAATCAAAGCAAAATAAAAGCGCAAACAGGTATTGAAAATATTTTTGATAAATATTACGCTACTTTTTCAGACTGGAACAAAATACCACGAATGGGACGCAATGCTTTTATAAATCTTACTTATAGTTTTCACTAA
- the azu gene encoding azurin, with the protein MKKSFKITLVAAFAIFSLFSCGKKDSKDIETVATPTTEETYEENPIETPVATNDLQIESNDQMQYSVTELRAPAGKITLTLKHVGKMEKIAMGHNLVILKPGTDISDFALKAVEAKDTDYIPASEKAKVIAHTKIIGGGESDVIEFTIDEPGTYDFICSFPGHVSMMKGKLIVE; encoded by the coding sequence ATGAAAAAGTCTTTCAAGATTACCCTCGTAGCAGCCTTTGCAATTTTCAGTTTATTCTCATGCGGAAAAAAAGATTCAAAAGACATAGAAACAGTTGCAACACCCACAACTGAAGAAACTTACGAAGAAAATCCGATCGAAACCCCAGTCGCTACAAATGATCTTCAGATTGAGAGCAATGATCAAATGCAATATTCTGTAACTGAATTAAGAGCTCCCGCAGGAAAAATTACCCTTACACTAAAACATGTCGGCAAGATGGAAAAAATCGCAATGGGACATAATTTAGTAATTCTAAAACCTGGAACTGATATTTCTGATTTTGCACTTAAAGCTGTAGAGGCTAAAGACACAGATTACATACCAGCATCTGAAAAAGCAAAAGTAATTGCCCATACAAAAATAATTGGCGGCGGCGAAAGTGATGTTATCGAGTTTACAATAGACGAACCAGGAACTTACGATTTTATCTGTTCTTTCCCTGGACATGTATCGATGATGAAAGGAAAATTAATTGTAGAATAA
- a CDS encoding nitric-oxide reductase large subunit, which yields MSKEKKLWIGFALVMSISFSVLGYYGYEIYQEAPPIPTEIVGPNNNVIFTAEEIKDGQNVWQSMGGQEVGTIWGHGAYVAPDWTADWLHREAVFILDKLSEKEYAKTFAELTEEQQATMKIRLQNDVRKNTYDSSTGIITISQNRIEAIAYLSKYYEGLFMDDPKFETLRHNYAIPKMSIKDPERMHKMNAFFFWATWATVTERPNQKISYTHNWPSDELVGNVATKDLLVWSGVSIILLLFCIGVLIFYHVRSGEDEHFEIPVQDPLLKQGMTPSMFRIKKYLWVVSLLIVLQVVMGVITAHYGVEGNGFFGIPLDQILPYAVTRTWHTQLAIFWIATAWLATGLYIAPAVAGKDPKFQTFGVDFLFYALILIVLGSMAGQWFGVMQKLNLVENFWFGHQGYEYVDLGRFWQIFLLVGLFLWLALMVRPLLPVLKKKTGERNLIIMFLISCTAIATFYAAGLMWGRQTNLAIAEYWRWWVVHLWVEGFFEVFATVVIAFLFVRLGLLKTKTATLNVIFSTIIFMSGGILGTFHHLYFSGTPTAVMALGATFSALEIVPLVLIGYEAYHNYKLSKSTQWIKDYKWPIYFMIAVAFWNFLGAGVFGFIINPPIALYYVQGLNTTPLHGHTALFGVYGMLGIGLMLFVLRSLYRHEIWNEKAMKFIFWSTNIGLLAMALLSLLPVGIWQAIESIEHGMWYARSAELMQQPAMVTLKWLRAIGDTIFGFGVLALCWFVFDLTLRKKS from the coding sequence ATGAGCAAGGAAAAAAAACTGTGGATAGGTTTTGCACTTGTGATGAGTATCTCTTTTTCTGTCTTAGGATATTACGGATACGAGATCTATCAGGAAGCACCTCCTATTCCAACCGAAATAGTCGGGCCAAACAACAACGTAATCTTTACCGCTGAGGAAATTAAGGATGGGCAGAATGTATGGCAAAGTATGGGTGGACAGGAAGTTGGTACTATTTGGGGACATGGTGCTTATGTAGCGCCAGACTGGACTGCAGACTGGCTGCATAGAGAAGCCGTGTTTATTTTGGATAAATTATCCGAGAAGGAATATGCAAAAACTTTTGCAGAACTGACAGAAGAGCAGCAGGCCACAATGAAAATCAGGCTACAAAATGATGTTCGCAAAAACACCTACGACAGTAGTACTGGCATCATAACCATTTCTCAAAACAGGATTGAAGCCATAGCCTATTTGAGTAAGTATTATGAAGGGTTGTTTATGGATGATCCCAAATTTGAGACACTACGCCATAATTATGCGATTCCAAAAATGTCTATAAAAGATCCGGAAAGAATGCATAAAATGAACGCTTTTTTCTTTTGGGCAACCTGGGCAACTGTAACAGAAAGACCAAATCAGAAAATTTCATACACACACAACTGGCCATCTGATGAATTAGTTGGAAATGTGGCTACCAAAGATCTTCTTGTATGGTCAGGAGTTAGTATCATACTGCTGTTATTTTGCATCGGTGTTCTAATTTTTTATCATGTGCGATCAGGCGAAGATGAGCATTTCGAAATACCAGTTCAGGATCCACTATTAAAACAAGGAATGACACCTTCGATGTTTCGAATAAAAAAATATCTTTGGGTCGTAAGTCTTTTAATTGTATTGCAAGTTGTAATGGGGGTCATTACTGCACACTACGGCGTAGAAGGAAACGGATTCTTTGGTATTCCTCTGGATCAGATTCTGCCTTACGCAGTAACAAGAACCTGGCATACTCAACTGGCTATATTCTGGATAGCAACCGCTTGGCTTGCAACTGGATTATACATTGCACCGGCTGTTGCAGGGAAAGACCCAAAATTTCAAACATTTGGTGTTGATTTTTTATTCTATGCTTTAATTCTAATTGTATTAGGCTCAATGGCCGGACAATGGTTTGGGGTAATGCAGAAACTTAATTTGGTAGAAAACTTCTGGTTTGGTCATCAAGGTTACGAATATGTAGATTTAGGTCGATTCTGGCAAATATTCCTTCTTGTAGGATTGTTTCTTTGGCTGGCATTAATGGTTCGTCCTTTACTTCCGGTACTGAAGAAAAAAACAGGCGAAAGAAATCTTATCATAATGTTCCTAATCTCATGTACCGCTATTGCTACTTTCTATGCAGCTGGCCTAATGTGGGGAAGACAGACCAATCTGGCAATTGCTGAATATTGGAGATGGTGGGTTGTGCATCTATGGGTAGAAGGCTTTTTTGAAGTGTTTGCTACTGTAGTAATTGCTTTCTTATTTGTTCGTTTAGGTCTGTTAAAAACAAAAACAGCAACGCTGAATGTTATTTTCTCTACTATCATTTTTATGTCTGGAGGAATTTTAGGAACATTTCATCATCTTTATTTCTCAGGAACGCCAACTGCTGTGATGGCTCTTGGGGCAACCTTTAGCGCTTTGGAGATTGTGCCTCTGGTTTTAATTGGGTATGAAGCCTACCATAACTACAAACTTTCAAAATCAACACAATGGATCAAGGATTATAAATGGCCTATCTATTTTATGATTGCTGTTGCTTTCTGGAATTTCTTAGGAGCCGGAGTATTTGGTTTTATCATTAATCCGCCTATTGCTTTATATTACGTTCAGGGCTTAAACACAACGCCTTTGCATGGACATACTGCCTTATTTGGAGTCTATGGAATGCTCGGAATTGGTTTGATGCTATTTGTGCTCCGCAGTTTGTACAGACATGAGATATGGAATGAAAAAGCAATGAAATTCATATTCTGGTCTACCAATATTGGATTGCTGGCTATGGCTTTATTGAGTCTTCTTCCTGTTGGAATTTGGCAAGCTATAGAAAGTATCGAGCACGGAATGTGGTATGCACGTTCGGCCGAACTAATGCAGCAGCCAGCGATGGTAACCTTGAAATGGCTTAGGGCTATCGGCGATACTATTTTCGGATTTGGAGTATTGGCATTGTGCTGGTTTGTCTTTGACCTTACCCTTAGAAAAAAAAGTTAG
- the nadB gene encoding L-aspartate oxidase, protein MPKTDILIVGSGISGLFFAIKTARKRPDLSICIMTKEKANNTNTQLAQGGIAVVTNQLKDSFEQHIKDTLKSGAGLCDEEIVKMVIQQAPERLEELIELGATFDKNQEGQWDLGLEGGHSQHRILHHKDSSGLEIEKKLLSIITQTANIELLENHQVIELNTETKRNEVNCTGAFFYHKNNNAIKYIRTRAIVLSTGGCGQLFENTTNPAIATGDGIAMAARAGVEIEDMQYMQFHPTALASGNKNPLFLISEAVRGFGAYIVNDEHKRFLFKYDLRGELATRDIVSRAISIEMLETQKKHVYLDCRHLDQADFFKHFPSISAHCNEIGLYPEKDLVPIVPAAHYQCGGIKVDRNGVTTIKNLYAIGECARTGLHGKNRLASNSLLEALVFAHQASNNIDKTIAAFIFSSKILLPKFPNANIKNDYGPFLILKEELQKLITSFYASNDRDSHLAMLKIKMLKNEAENLIDRNEITIPFIEFSNMLTTALIIIKQCQPEKTHSC, encoded by the coding sequence ATGCCTAAAACTGATATTCTAATAGTAGGTTCTGGTATTTCAGGTCTATTTTTTGCCATTAAAACGGCAAGAAAACGCCCCGATTTATCTATTTGTATCATGACAAAAGAAAAAGCTAACAACACCAATACGCAACTTGCGCAAGGAGGAATAGCTGTAGTCACCAATCAATTGAAGGATAGTTTTGAACAGCATATAAAAGATACGCTGAAATCTGGCGCTGGACTTTGTGATGAAGAAATTGTTAAAATGGTTATTCAACAAGCTCCCGAAAGATTAGAAGAACTAATAGAACTTGGTGCCACATTTGATAAAAATCAGGAAGGCCAATGGGATTTAGGTCTAGAAGGTGGCCATTCACAACATCGAATTCTACATCATAAAGACAGTTCAGGATTAGAAATTGAAAAAAAGCTCCTTTCAATTATCACTCAAACAGCAAATATTGAACTTTTAGAAAATCATCAGGTCATAGAATTAAATACTGAAACAAAACGCAATGAAGTGAATTGCACCGGTGCTTTCTTTTATCATAAGAACAATAACGCAATAAAATATATACGTACCAGAGCTATTGTACTTAGCACAGGCGGCTGCGGACAACTCTTTGAAAACACAACCAATCCTGCGATTGCTACTGGTGACGGAATTGCAATGGCGGCTCGTGCAGGAGTCGAAATCGAAGATATGCAATATATGCAATTTCACCCTACAGCATTAGCTTCCGGGAATAAAAATCCCCTATTCTTAATTTCAGAAGCTGTAAGAGGTTTTGGAGCCTATATTGTAAACGACGAACACAAAAGATTTCTTTTTAAATACGATTTAAGAGGTGAACTAGCTACCCGAGATATTGTTTCCCGTGCTATTAGTATCGAAATGCTCGAAACTCAAAAAAAACATGTATATCTGGATTGTAGACATTTAGATCAAGCTGATTTTTTTAAACATTTTCCTTCTATTTCCGCCCATTGCAATGAAATAGGTTTATATCCGGAAAAAGATCTGGTTCCAATTGTTCCTGCGGCTCATTACCAATGTGGTGGTATTAAAGTAGACCGCAACGGTGTCACTACAATCAAAAATTTATATGCCATTGGTGAATGTGCCAGAACAGGATTACATGGGAAAAATCGATTGGCTTCTAATTCACTTCTTGAAGCTTTGGTTTTTGCTCATCAGGCATCCAACAACATTGATAAAACTATTGCAGCATTTATTTTTTCTTCAAAAATCCTTCTTCCCAAATTTCCAAATGCAAATATTAAAAATGACTACGGCCCATTCCTAATTTTAAAAGAAGAACTGCAGAAACTTATAACTTCTTTTTATGCCAGCAATGACCGCGATTCGCATTTGGCAATGCTAAAAATAAAAATGCTAAAAAACGAAGCAGAAAATCTTATAGATAGAAATGAAATTACAATTCCATTTATTGAGTTTTCCAATATGCTAACAACGGCCTTAATTATTATTAAACAATGCCAACCTGAAAAAACTCATTCATGCTAA
- the ric gene encoding iron-sulfur cluster repair di-iron protein, giving the protein MKTTNKTTIGEIVAYDFRAAAIFSKYNIDFCCKGHRTLKEVCKKRGIAESLLIDELDCAKNNLANQSFDYKSWSVDLLADYIEKTHHRYVAEKTPVLRKSLNELCTLHGEANPELFEINTLFTESILDLSANMRKEEQILFPFIKKIKEAHTKGLFLEIAHFGTLENQIILNKEEHDTVGQRFKKIAALTRNYTAAEDTCNTYKVILAMLKEFERDLHKHIHLENNILFPKAVSLEKSLDKVL; this is encoded by the coding sequence ATGAAAACAACAAACAAAACCACAATTGGCGAAATCGTAGCTTATGATTTTAGAGCGGCAGCAATTTTTTCAAAATATAACATTGATTTTTGTTGCAAAGGCCATCGTACCTTAAAAGAAGTGTGCAAAAAACGAGGCATTGCGGAGTCTCTTCTAATTGACGAGCTTGATTGTGCAAAAAATAATTTGGCCAACCAATCTTTTGATTATAAATCATGGTCAGTGGATCTTTTGGCAGACTATATAGAAAAAACACATCATAGATATGTAGCTGAAAAAACACCCGTCTTGCGTAAATCATTAAATGAATTATGTACTCTTCATGGTGAAGCAAATCCTGAACTCTTTGAAATTAATACTCTATTTACTGAATCTATTTTAGATCTCTCTGCCAATATGAGAAAAGAAGAGCAGATTCTTTTTCCTTTTATAAAAAAAATAAAAGAGGCGCACACAAAAGGATTATTTTTAGAGATAGCACACTTTGGGACTCTTGAAAATCAAATAATTTTAAACAAAGAAGAACATGATACAGTAGGACAACGCTTTAAAAAAATTGCTGCATTAACTAGAAATTATACCGCTGCAGAAGATACCTGTAATACTTACAAAGTAATTTTGGCAATGCTTAAAGAATTTGAACGTGACCTGCACAAGCATATTCATTTAGAGAATAATATTTTATTTCCAAAAGCCGTATCACTTGAAAAAAGCTTAGATAAAGTTCTTTAA
- a CDS encoding MFS transporter produces MIEKFGTGRIILSGVGILFLHLYLVLTGTDFLHFVSGLIFLGIGWNFMFVGGSTLLSKVYREDEKEKVQAFHDFFVYIIMSISSLSAGDLLSRWGWKGVNIAAIPMLLIVLGAFAIMKAKHKREKRVAGF; encoded by the coding sequence TTGATTGAGAAATTTGGCACGGGCAGAATAATTCTGTCTGGTGTAGGCATACTGTTTTTGCATTTATATCTGGTTCTGACAGGCACTGATTTTCTTCATTTTGTGTCCGGTCTTATCTTTCTTGGAATAGGCTGGAACTTTATGTTTGTAGGCGGCTCAACTTTATTGTCAAAGGTATATCGAGAAGATGAAAAAGAAAAAGTCCAGGCTTTTCATGATTTTTTTGTTTACATTATCATGAGCATTTCGAGTCTTTCAGCAGGAGACCTTCTGAGCAGGTGGGGATGGAAAGGAGTAAACATAGCTGCAATTCCAATGCTTCTAATTGTTCTCGGGGCTTTTGCAATTATGAAAGCGAAACATAAAAGAGAAAAAAGAGTGGCTGGTTTTTAA